Genomic segment of Paenibacillaceae bacterium GAS479:
CAGTTTATACTTTTGTAAGAATTGCGTCTGCTTTGGTTTATAACTCTAATCTACAATGAGTCTATCATTAAGCCATGGCTGAAGCGGGAGGAGGTAGCTGATGTCGATTCGCCTGAGACTGCTTCTGTCCTACATTGGAATGGCATTCGTGCCTGTTGTCATAATCGGGGTGATGACGATACTCGTCATTTATCTGCTCGGATACAAAGATTTGCGGGATTTTTTTGAAGAGAACAGGGGCAAGACAGACCGTCAACAAGTGCTGCTCGGGGAATTGTGGTATGTGCTCCACCAAGATGCCGAAAAACTGCTGGAAGCTCCCTATCTAAAGGATCTCGACAACCGACTGGAGTCGGTAGGCAGCGGATTCGTAGTTACTTTGCCGGGCGATCGGCTCTATGTCTCGAAGCTGGCTCAGGACAATGGAGTGCCAAGGACTTGGTTTTCCGAGAACAAAAATGTTTCCGAGAACAAAGTCGTGAACGGATTCTCCTATACGGTCGTAACCGTCGATTTCAAAAATTCTGACGGTACGCCGGCAGAAGCAGCTCTAATTTATCGTAAAGACGAAATCGCCGTGGTCTGGAGGCCACTTGGTGCGATCGCTCCGCTGCTGATTTTTGCGTTCGTAAGCATGTTCATGACTTACATCGTTTCACGCAGCATTACTCGTCCGCTGTCCACGCTGCGCGATGCGGCTCTCTCCCTCAAAGAAGGAAATCTGGAGCCAGTGCCGCTACCAAGAGCCCGTAACGAGCTTGGGGAGGTAGGTACCGCGTTTGAGGAGATGAGGCTTAGGCTCAAGGCAACGATTATGCAGATGCAGCAGTACGAAGAGAATCGAAAAATGCTTTTATCCCACATTTCACATGACCTCAAGACGCCAATTACGGCCATTAAAGGTTACGTAGAAGGCATCATGGAAGGCGTGGCCAACACGCCGGAGAAGCAGGAGAAGTATATGCGTACGATTTACAGTAAGGCGGACGGGATGGACCGTCTGATAGACGAGTTATTCCTCTACTCCAAGCTGGATTTGCACAAGGAGGAATTTCATTTCCTTAACATGGATTTACGCGCATTCTTGAGGCACTATATGGAAGATCAGCAGTTCGAGATGGAGAAGAGGGGCATCGAGTTGCAAGTGAAAACGGGTACTAGCGAGTTGTTTGTACAAGCGGATGCGGAGAAGCTGAGCCGTGTGCTCGGCAATATGCTCGATAATAGTGCCAAGTACATGAATGTAGACAAGGCAGTGCTTAGAAAGTCTCCTTGTATTATGGTGAATCTCGGCGCAGTGGATGGGTTCGCACGGTTGACGCTCGAAGATAACGGGCCGGGCATTGAGCAGCAGGATTTGCCGTATCTGTTCGATCGTTTCTATCGGGCAGAGCTATCCCGCAGTTCGGAGACGGGCGGCAGCGGGCTCGGACTTGCCATCGTTCGTCAGATTGTGGAGGAGCATGGCGGCAAAGTTAGTGCGTCCAATCGCCCCCAGGGCGGAGCATCATTCGAGATCCTCTTGCCGCTTGCGGATAGATTGCGGAAGGATGATATACGATGAAAAAAATCTTAATTATTGAGGACGAAAGCTCAATCGCCGAGCTGCAGCGCGATTATTTGGAAAGCTACGGTTTCTCAGCCGATATTGAACATCGTGGAGACCTTGGCCTGCAAAAAGCGCTTCGCGAGCCTTATGACCTGATCGTACTCGACGTCATGCTTCCCTATACGGATGGATTCGAGATTTGCCGGCGAATCCGCCAGGAGAAAAATGTGCCGATCCTTATGATTACCGCTCGCAAAGAGGATATCGACAAAATTCGTGGTCTCGGCCTTGGTGCCGATGATTATATGACCAAGCCTTTTAGTCTCGGTGAAATGGTCGCACGTGTCAAAGCTCACTTGAGCCGTTATGACCGCCTTACCGGGCAAAAGATGGCAGGAGGTCAAGAGCAAATCCGCGTTCGAGGGCTGCATATCGACAAATCCGCTCATCAGGTCACAGTGAATGGTGAGGAGAAAAACCTAACCAACAA
This window contains:
- a CDS encoding DNA-binding response regulator, OmpR family, contains REC and winged-helix (wHTH) domain codes for the protein MKKILIIEDESSIAELQRDYLESYGFSADIEHRGDLGLQKALREPYDLIVLDVMLPYTDGFEICRRIRQEKNVPILMITARKEDIDKIRGLGLGADDYMTKPFSLGEMVARVKAHLSRYDRLTGQKMAGGQEQIRVRGLHIDKSAHQVTVNGEEKNLTNKEFELIQLLASHPGKVYSKEELFERVWGLESLGDIATVTVHIRRLREKIEDSPSEPKYIETVWGIGYRLKA
- a CDS encoding Signal transduction histidine kinase, translated to MSIRLRLLLSYIGMAFVPVVIIGVMTILVIYLLGYKDLRDFFEENRGKTDRQQVLLGELWYVLHQDAEKLLEAPYLKDLDNRLESVGSGFVVTLPGDRLYVSKLAQDNGVPRTWFSENKNVSENKVVNGFSYTVVTVDFKNSDGTPAEAALIYRKDEIAVVWRPLGAIAPLLIFAFVSMFMTYIVSRSITRPLSTLRDAALSLKEGNLEPVPLPRARNELGEVGTAFEEMRLRLKATIMQMQQYEENRKMLLSHISHDLKTPITAIKGYVEGIMEGVANTPEKQEKYMRTIYSKADGMDRLIDELFLYSKLDLHKEEFHFLNMDLRAFLRHYMEDQQFEMEKRGIELQVKTGTSELFVQADAEKLSRVLGNMLDNSAKYMNVDKAVLRKSPCIMVNLGAVDGFARLTLEDNGPGIEQQDLPYLFDRFYRAELSRSSETGGSGLGLAIVRQIVEEHGGKVSASNRPQGGASFEILLPLADRLRKDDIR